The Acidimicrobiales bacterium region GCCGCAGTCGAAGAAGTTGCTCGGCGGCGAGGCCGGGTTGGCGTCGTTCTGGGAGATGCGCTCCATGTACAGGTCGAACGTGCCGTTCGTCATGGCCGTGTTGTAGGTGGCCTGCTGGGTGTCGGAGAGCCGGGTCCGGGCGACGTCGATGCCCACGGCCTCGAGGTCGTTCTCCACGAGGATGTCGGCGTCGCCCCGCAGCGACGTCGGGGTGTAGCCGTTGAGCAGGCTCAACGTCAGGGTCACGCCACCCTTGGAGCGGAAGTTGCCCGGACCGCACGTACCGGTGCACGTCCAGCCGGCGGCGTCGAGGTGCTCGGCGGCTTCGGCGCGGCTGAACGTCGGGCCTTGGACCAGGGTGTCGTGCGGCGCGAGCACCGAGGCCGGGAGGAAGGTGTTGGCCGTCGCCGCACCCGACGGCCACGTCGCGTTCAGGATCGTCTGACGGTCGATGGCGGCCGCGACCGCCCTGCGGACACGGTTCCCGTTGTTCAACGGCGGGGTGGTCACCGACAGGTCGGAGAGGGCGTCGTTGGACGTCCCGGGTGCCGGCGGCCGGTGGCTGTTGATCCAGATGACCTCGTTGAATCCCGGTGGCGACACGGCCGTCTTGAGACCGGGCGTCGCCCCGACGGCGGCGAGGGAGTCCTTCGGTACGTCGTACATCATGTCGATCTGGCCGGCCTGGAGCGCCAGCAGGCGGGTCGTGCTGTCGGCGATGAAGCGGAAGGTCAGCGTCTTCAGCTTGGCCTCGTCGCCCCAGTAGGCGTCGTTGCGCACGAGGACGAGCTGGTTGCCCTGGCTGTAGGAGGAGCCGTCGGGGATGGAGAACTTGAACGGCCCCGTCCCCACCGGCGTCGGCGTCGCCGATGCGCCCGCCAGCGGAACCGTGCCGCTGGCCACGACGGCGCCGGTCTGGTGGTGGACGAGCTGCTCGAGGAGCCGGGCGTTGGCGAAGCTCAAGGTCACGTCCACCGCGTAGGGATCGCCCGCTACCGCGGCCGCCGAGGTGGTGGTGACGCCCAGCGTCGAGTTCGGCGCGATGCGGCTGTTGAACGTGTAGATGACCGAGTCGGCCTTCAGCTCGGTCCCGTTGTGGAACAGCACGCCGTGGCGCAGGTGGAACCGGTAGGTGGTCGGCCCGAGAGCCGGGCCGCCGCCGGCGGGCACGGCTCCGGGCAGGTCCCAGCTCTCGGCCAGCCACGGCTCGTACCCGAAGTCCGGCGTCATCCGGACGAGGGTCTCGAAGATGTTGGTGTTGGTCGGCCCCATGCCGAAGTTGTGCTTCACGCCCGCCGGTGTGCCGGTGAACCCGCCGGTGAAGTCCGCCGACGACGTCTGGGGGTTCACGCCGACGACGAGGCCGTCGTCGGTGGGTTCCTGGACGGTCAGGAGGAACTGCGCGCCGGAGCGGCCTCCGGTGATCACCACGTCGGTGAGGGTGGACACCGAAGCGAGGAACCCCTTGGCCACCAGCTCCTCCTCGGTGGCGTAGGTCCCGAACTTCGCGTAGTGCGCCTCCTCGGCCGTCTGGACGGTCCGCATGTCCGTCCTGAGGGCGGCGCTCTCGCCCTTGTCGTTGACGCCGCCGACCGAGAACACCACCACCGCGGCCAGGACGCCGAGGATGACGATGACGACCAGGAGCTCGATCAGGGTGAAGCCGCCGTCCGTTCGGCGGTGGGCGTACCGGGACGGTCGCAGGACGTCGATCATGGGGCGCCTCCTCCTCGTGCACCCGGCGCGGGCGCTCCGCGACCAGTTTGCGCCGGCGAGCCTGATCTTCACGTGACCGAGACCTGAAGATCACCTGAAGGCGGGCTCCCGGCGGTGGCGGGCCAGCGAGCGACGTCGTCCACGGCGTCGACGAGCAGCCCGTGGACACCGCAGAGCCAGTCGAGCGTCCGCTGCCAGCCGGCGCGGGTCATCGATCCCGTCGGCCCGGAGCCGAAGCAGTAGGCCGCCAGCTCGGTCCAGCTGCGAGCCGCCCGCCCGGGGTGGACGCCGGGGAACCGCTCGCAGAAGCTTCGAACGCCCGCCGACGGTTCCCGGCGCTGGTGGTCGAAGGCCTCGGCCACGGCTGTCGCCACCCGGGCGGCCAGGCCGTCGGGCACGTGATCGCCGGCGATCAACCCGCTCCCGTACACGTCGAGCCCGACCGGGATCTGCCGCACCGGGAACCCGGCCCGGTCGCCGATGCCCACGGTGTCGACGAAGGTGGCGATCATGTCGACCGTCCCGTCCCGCAACGCGCAGGCCGCCCCGTCGGGTGTGGGCGCCACGACGGGGGCGTCGACACCCCGGGCGAGGAGGGCCCCTACGCACTCGGCGGCCAGCCAGGAGGCCGCCGACCTCGCCAGGCGGCGGCCTCCGAGGTCGAACGGCATCCACAGGTCCGACGTCGCCGGTACCACCGCCGCCAACCCGGCGCGGGGCTGGAGCACCGACACGAAGCGAGCGGCCAGGCGCCGATCGGCGTCGCGGTGCGCGAACAGGTGGTAGGTCACGCCGGTGAGGCTGAAGTCCGCACCGCCGGCGGCCACCCGGTGGGAGATCTCCATGTCCGGTCCCGGCGGCGGGTCGAGGATGTCGACGTCGAGACCGTGCCTGGCGAACAGACCGTTCGCCGCTGCCGCGAAGAACGGCAGGTGGTAGCCGGGCATTCACGGCGGGCAGTACAGACCGAGGCGGACCAGGTCGGGCACGGGACTCCGTTCGTTCGGGCGGTTCGATGATGACGCAGCCGCCTGACAGGGGGATGACGCGCCCGGGCCAGCGCCGCGACAGCAGCGAGGCGCGCCGACGACCCGCCTGATGGGTGACATCCGCCCGCCACCCCCGCACCGGAGAAACGGCGGGCGCACAGAGGGCGCCCACGAGGGGAGGGAAGCGAGATGAACGAGATCACTCGCCGCGCCCTGTTGACCCGAGGGTCGATAGGGGCAGCCGGAGCGATCGGCATGATGGCCGTGCCGGGCGTCGCCAGGGCGGCCGTCGCCGACGAGCCCGCGCTCACCGACGCCGAGCGGGAGTTGGCCGCCCAGTCCTTCGTCGTGCACCTGCGCGACGTCTCCACCGGGGAGTTCGAGCTCCTCCTGGGCGAGGAGTCGATCGTGTTCACCGACAAGAGGCTCGTGGCCCGGATGCTGCGGGCGGCGAGGTAGGCGGCCATGTCCTCGCACCGAGAGGCACCCGGCATCTCCAAGGACCCGGTGGCCGACAACACCGACACCTACGCCTTCCGCACGCCGGGCGACACGGTCACCATCGTCACCAACTACGTGCCCGCCCAGTCGCCGGCCGGGGGGCCCAACTTCTACGAGTTCGGCGACGACGTCCGCTACGAGATCCACGTCGACTGCACCGGCGACGGAAGGCCCGACGTCACCTACCGATTCCAGTTCCGGACGACCGTCACCAACACCGAGACGTTCCTCTACAACACGGGCCCCATCACCGCCCTCGACGCGCCGACGTGGAACCGCCGCCAGCGTTACTCGGTCACCCGCATCGACCGTCGGCCCGGCCGCGGGGTCGAGAGGGTCGTCGCCTCGAACGTGCCGTGCCCGCCGTGCAACATCGGCCCCCGCTCGACGCCGGGCTACGGATCGCTGGCGTCGGCCGCCGTGCGAACGCTGCCCGACGGGACGAAGGTCTTCGCCGGCCAGCGGGCCGACCCGTTCTTCGTCGACCTGGGCTCGGTCTTCGACCTCGGCACGCTGCGGCCGTTCCAGTCGCTGCACCTGATCCCGACCGCGAACGCCGAAGGCGTCGACACGCTCGCCGGCGCCAACGTCCACACCATCGCCATCCAGGTCCCGATCTCGCACCTGACCCGGGACGGCTCCGTGCCGACCGACCCGATGGAGCCCCGCTCCGTCATCGGAGTGTGGGGCGCGGCGAGCCGGCGCAAGGCCTCGATCATCGGCGTCGAGCTGGCCGGACTGCTGAACAACGCCGGGCCGTGGGTCCAGGTCTCCCGCCTCGGCAACCCGCTGTTCAACGAGGTGATCGTCCCCATGGCGCAGAAGGACCGGTGGAACGCGCTCGGGCCCGACCGCGATGCCGAGTTCGCCAGGTACGTCGCCCGCCCCGAGCTGGCCAGGCTGCTGCCGGTGCTCTACCCGGGCGTGTTCCCGAACCTCGCCCGTCTCGACGCCGACCGGGCCGACCTGCTGGCCATCCTGCTGACGGGCATCCCGGCCGGGATCGTCCCCGGCTTCCAGAACTTCACCGGGACGACGCAGGCCGACATGCTGCGCCTCAACGTCGCCGTCCCGCCGGCGGCCGCGCCGAACCGCCTCGGGATCGTGGGCGGCGACCTCGCCGGGTTCCCGAACGGTCGGCGCCTCACCGACGACGTCGTCACCATCGAGCTGCGGGCGGTGGCCGGCGCCACGTACCCGCTGGTGGCGCCCGGCTACACGCCCGACGCCGCCGCCGCGCTGGTGGAGGATGGGACGAGCCCGCCCGAGCGGGCGCTGCTCGGCTCGTTCCCGTTCGTGGGGACGCCCCACAGCGGCTACGAGGTGCCGGCGGCCTAGCGATGTCGGGGCACGCGGGCCACGGCGCGGGCGACTGGCCCGTGCTCGACGTCGGCGGCGAGGTGGGCGCGCTGGTCGTCCGCCTCGCCGCCGTGCCTGCCGGCGGCGAGCTGGAGGCGCAGCCGGCGGGCGACCCCTCCCGGCGCTTCCACACCGGGGTGCACGTGCGGGAGGTGGGCGGCCGGTCCGTCCCGGTGGCGCTCTTCCCGGCGGTGTCGGCGGGGATGTACGAGGTGCTGGACGACCAGCTGGCCACGCTCGCCGTCGTGGAGGTCGGCGGCGGCCGCGTGGCCGAGCTCGACCTCACCGCCGCTACACAGAACGGATGAGCCGTCGTCGTCTTGACCGCGGGCGGTGGCTAGCGGCGCCGCGAGCGGGCCTTGTTGGTCTTGGCCTTCGCCTTCGCCTTCGCCTTGGTCGCCTTCGCCTTCTTGACGGCAGCCTTGGGCGCCGCCTCGGGTGATGCGTCGATGCGGGCGAAGCGCTCGGTCACGAAGATGCGCCCGTCGGCGGACACGACCTCGCCGACGCCGACGGAGTTGAACGCCGGGTTCAGGATGTTGGCGCGGTGGGCCGGGCTCTGCATCAGGCGGGCGTGGATGGTCGCCGCCGACGTGTTGTAGGCGACGTTCTCGGCCACCGCGCCGGCGCCACCGGGACGGTCGCCGGCGAAGAACGAGGCGTCGTGGCTCAGGTCGCCGGCGGCGGCCTGGACGGCCGACCACGAGCGGGCCGAGTCGAAGAGGCGGCCGTCGATGGCCAGCGGCGCCAGGCCGGCGGCGGCGCGCTCGGCGT contains the following coding sequences:
- a CDS encoding ABC transporter substrate-binding protein, which encodes MIDVLRPSRYAHRRTDGGFTLIELLVVIVILGVLAAVVVFSVGGVNDKGESAALRTDMRTVQTAEEAHYAKFGTYATEEELVAKGFLASVSTLTDVVITGGRSGAQFLLTVQEPTDDGLVVGVNPQTSSADFTGGFTGTPAGVKHNFGMGPTNTNIFETLVRMTPDFGYEPWLAESWDLPGAVPAGGGPALGPTTYRFHLRHGVLFHNGTELKADSVIYTFNSRIAPNSTLGVTTTSAAAVAGDPYAVDVTLSFANARLLEQLVHHQTGAVVASGTVPLAGASATPTPVGTGPFKFSIPDGSSYSQGNQLVLVRNDAYWGDEAKLKTLTFRFIADSTTRLLALQAGQIDMMYDVPKDSLAAVGATPGLKTAVSPPGFNEVIWINSHRPPAPGTSNDALSDLSVTTPPLNNGNRVRRAVAAAIDRQTILNATWPSGAATANTFLPASVLAPHDTLVQGPTFSRAEAAEHLDAAGWTCTGTCGPGNFRSKGGVTLTLSLLNGYTPTSLRGDADILVENDLEAVGIDVARTRLSDTQQATYNTAMTNGTFDLYMERISQNDANPASPPSNFFDCGGGSGGTSAPAGTGVGAGGNCPNSGLNQIGAGYANWLADNATPFAATLASARLATDPDVARQRTAEAMHHAVDDYVVGVHLGALNTLYGMKSDVHGFLLHGSLRQVRWASVFRLR
- a CDS encoding ABC transporter substrate-binding protein translates to MPGYHLPFFAAAANGLFARHGLDVDILDPPPGPDMEISHRVAAGGADFSLTGVTYHLFAHRDADRRLAARFVSVLQPRAGLAAVVPATSDLWMPFDLGGRRLARSAASWLAAECVGALLARGVDAPVVAPTPDGAACALRDGTVDMIATFVDTVGIGDRAGFPVRQIPVGLDVYGSGLIAGDHVPDGLAARVATAVAEAFDHQRREPSAGVRSFCERFPGVHPGRAARSWTELAAYCFGSGPTGSMTRAGWQRTLDWLCGVHGLLVDAVDDVARWPATAGSPPSGDLQVSVT
- a CDS encoding DUF4331 domain-containing protein, translated to MSSHREAPGISKDPVADNTDTYAFRTPGDTVTIVTNYVPAQSPAGGPNFYEFGDDVRYEIHVDCTGDGRPDVTYRFQFRTTVTNTETFLYNTGPITALDAPTWNRRQRYSVTRIDRRPGRGVERVVASNVPCPPCNIGPRSTPGYGSLASAAVRTLPDGTKVFAGQRADPFFVDLGSVFDLGTLRPFQSLHLIPTANAEGVDTLAGANVHTIAIQVPISHLTRDGSVPTDPMEPRSVIGVWGAASRRKASIIGVELAGLLNNAGPWVQVSRLGNPLFNEVIVPMAQKDRWNALGPDRDAEFARYVARPELARLLPVLYPGVFPNLARLDADRADLLAILLTGIPAGIVPGFQNFTGTTQADMLRLNVAVPPAAAPNRLGIVGGDLAGFPNGRRLTDDVVTIELRAVAGATYPLVAPGYTPDAAAALVEDGTSPPERALLGSFPFVGTPHSGYEVPAA
- a CDS encoding CAP domain-containing protein — translated: MRTRLLRIAALGVTLGLGGLVLEVSPASASVDTGSDEIALAGMINAERAAAGLAPLAIDGRLFDSARSWSAVQAAAGDLSHDASFFAGDRPGGAGAVAENVAYNTSAATIHARLMQSPAHRANILNPAFNSVGVGEVVSADGRIFVTERFARIDASPEAAPKAAVKKAKATKAKAKAKAKTNKARSRRR